A single region of the Rhizobium sp. NLR16a genome encodes:
- the ugpC gene encoding sn-glycerol-3-phosphate ABC transporter ATP-binding protein UgpC, translating to MSGLELRNIVKNFGAVEVIRDVSLEVNDGEFVAFVGPSGCGKSTLLRLIAGLDKPTGGSIAIDGKDVTAIGAADRGLAMVFQSYALYPHMSVRENLAFGLENTKVAKAEIEARIADAARMLEIEPFLQRRPGQLSGGQRQRVAIGRAIVRRPDAFLLDEPLSNLDAELRVSMRAELAALHARLKATMIYVTHDQVEAMTLANRIVVLRGGRIEQVGTPLELYNKPANRFVAGFIGAPHMNFLEASIVGHDGGFAQVETVGGHRLSVVAREARPAGERVSIGIRPQHITLADAAAAGRLDSRITLVEELGSETVVHTEAAGKKLIAVFAGQQKMKSGDSLPLHLDPEVLHLFGEDGRRLS from the coding sequence ATGAGCGGACTCGAGCTCAGGAACATCGTCAAGAATTTCGGCGCCGTCGAGGTGATCCGCGATGTCTCGCTTGAGGTCAACGACGGCGAGTTCGTCGCTTTCGTCGGCCCGTCCGGGTGTGGAAAATCGACGTTGCTGCGCCTGATCGCCGGTCTCGACAAGCCGACGGGCGGTAGCATCGCCATCGACGGCAAGGACGTCACCGCGATCGGTGCGGCCGACCGCGGCCTTGCCATGGTCTTCCAGTCCTATGCCCTTTATCCGCATATGAGCGTGCGGGAAAACCTTGCCTTCGGCTTGGAGAACACCAAGGTGGCCAAGGCCGAGATCGAAGCACGCATCGCTGACGCCGCGCGCATGCTGGAGATCGAGCCGTTTCTGCAGCGCCGCCCCGGCCAGCTCTCCGGCGGCCAGCGTCAGCGCGTCGCGATCGGCCGCGCCATCGTGCGCCGGCCGGATGCCTTCCTGCTCGATGAACCGCTCTCCAATCTCGATGCCGAACTTCGGGTGAGCATGCGCGCCGAACTCGCCGCTCTGCACGCCCGCCTCAAGGCGACGATGATCTACGTTACCCATGATCAGGTCGAGGCGATGACGCTCGCAAACCGGATCGTCGTGCTGAGAGGCGGCAGGATCGAACAAGTGGGGACGCCGCTTGAACTCTACAACAAGCCGGCAAACCGCTTCGTCGCCGGCTTCATCGGCGCGCCGCACATGAATTTTCTGGAAGCCTCGATCGTCGGCCACGACGGCGGTTTCGCGCAAGTCGAAACCGTGGGCGGCCATCGCCTTTCCGTCGTCGCCAGGGAGGCGCGCCCGGCGGGCGAGAGGGTCAGCATCGGCATCCGGCCACAGCACATCACACTTGCGGATGCAGCCGCCGCAGGCAGGCTGGACTCGCGGATCACCCTTGTCGAGGAGCTGGGTTCTGAAACCGTCGTCCATACCGAAGCCGCCGGCAAGAAGCTGATCGCCGTCTTTGCCGGCCAGCAGAAGATGAAATCGGGCGACAGCCTGCCGCTCCATCTCGACCCCGAGGTTCTGCACCTTTTCGGCGAGGACGGCCGGCGTCTGTCTTGA
- a CDS encoding GFA family protein: MRIRTGSCLCGAVAYRVEGEPLRVGLCHCADCRKSSGSAFVFFALWSRSAFSQSGEIATFAGRSFCPTCGSRLFCLQEAAVEIRLGSLDSPPTDLEPDHEVWIKRREAWLHPLPGAGQYAEDAD, from the coding sequence ATGAGGATCAGGACGGGAAGCTGCCTTTGCGGAGCGGTCGCCTACCGGGTGGAAGGCGAGCCGCTTCGCGTCGGCCTCTGCCACTGTGCTGATTGCCGCAAATCGAGTGGTTCCGCCTTCGTCTTCTTCGCGCTCTGGTCTCGCTCGGCTTTCTCCCAAAGCGGCGAGATTGCCACTTTCGCTGGCCGCAGCTTCTGTCCCACCTGCGGCAGCAGGCTTTTCTGCCTTCAGGAGGCGGCGGTGGAAATCCGCCTCGGCTCGCTCGATAGCCCGCCGACGGATCTTGAGCCGGACCATGAAGTCTGGATCAAGCGGCGCGAAGCGTGGCTGCATCCGCTGCCGGGTGCCGGGCAATATGCCGAGGATGCCGATTGA
- a CDS encoding sugar ABC transporter permease → MAEKTVSSEPAAKAGLQQALLAPVRLAMGIVDIPMRAWQKLTGVNGMAGVFLAPNMLIFSIFVLLPLVINFIYSTTSGGAIFLPNRTYVGAEQYRILFDCRSYLDPSTCAADTFWAAVRNTAVFVVFQVSAMLVAALATALILNRELSNRGFWRAVFFFPVLLSPVVVGLIWKWILQRQGLLNYALSPFGFEPFSWLSDRFWAFFFAVFVSVWAHMGFYALILLAGLQAIPRDLYEAAAMDKASPTRIFRRITLPLLMPNLIVVLVLALIRAVQIFDEVFVLTGGGPGTSTMYITQFIYETGFASSLRNPGLASAASILMGIVLVILTLIQLAASSRNEKKGKRQ, encoded by the coding sequence ATGGCGGAGAAGACGGTTTCTTCCGAACCTGCGGCGAAAGCCGGTCTGCAGCAGGCGCTCCTTGCGCCTGTCAGGCTCGCCATGGGGATCGTCGATATCCCGATGCGCGCCTGGCAGAAGCTGACGGGGGTGAACGGCATGGCCGGTGTCTTCCTGGCGCCCAACATGCTGATCTTTTCCATCTTCGTCCTCCTGCCGCTGGTCATCAACTTCATTTATTCGACGACGAGCGGCGGCGCCATCTTCCTGCCAAACAGGACCTATGTCGGCGCCGAGCAGTACCGCATCCTCTTCGATTGCCGCTCCTATCTCGACCCCTCGACCTGTGCGGCCGACACCTTCTGGGCCGCGGTGCGCAACACCGCGGTCTTCGTCGTCTTTCAGGTTTCGGCCATGCTGGTCGCGGCACTCGCAACGGCGTTGATTCTCAACCGCGAGCTTTCCAATCGTGGCTTCTGGCGCGCCGTCTTCTTCTTCCCGGTGCTGCTGTCGCCCGTCGTCGTCGGCCTGATCTGGAAGTGGATCCTGCAGCGCCAGGGCCTGCTGAACTATGCGCTGAGCCCCTTCGGCTTCGAGCCCTTCTCCTGGCTCAGCGATCGTTTCTGGGCGTTCTTCTTCGCCGTTTTCGTCTCGGTGTGGGCGCATATGGGCTTTTATGCGCTGATCCTGCTCGCCGGCCTGCAGGCGATTCCGAGGGATCTCTATGAGGCGGCGGCGATGGACAAGGCGAGCCCCACCCGAATTTTCCGGCGCATCACCCTGCCGCTCTTGATGCCGAACCTCATCGTCGTCCTGGTCCTGGCGCTGATCCGCGCCGTGCAGATCTTCGACGAGGTTTTCGTGCTCACCGGCGGCGGGCCCGGCACCAGCACCATGTACATCACCCAGTTTATTTACGAGACCGGCTTTGCCAGTTCGCTGCGCAATCCGGGGCTCGCATCGGCCGCCTCGATCCTGATGGGCATCGTGCTCGTCATCCTGACGCTGATCCAGCTTGCCGCAAGCAGCCGCAACGAGAAGAAGGGGAAACGCCAATGA
- a CDS encoding ABC transporter substrate-binding protein: MTRMKSIGAAFAAVLLSSVAAHAGDVRIMWYSDGGEGEVIKDLLARFSKANPDVNVILDEVSYDVVKEQLPVQLEAGKGPDIARVTNLKAQAQHWLDLRPLLADAKYWDENFGAQADWMRPDGSNAITGFMTQLTLTGGFVNKTLFEQAGVEIPGPKATWDDWAAAAKKVADSQKVFAMAIDRSGHRVSGPNISYGANYIAADGKPAPIDQGAKEFLSRFVKWNEDGTVNKDVWVSAAGSTYRAAAEDFINGGLAYYYSGSWQVSGFAQKIGDSFDWIMAGSPCGTVACSGMQGGAGLVAVKYTKNPKDVAKVMDYLASADVQKEFAERSLFIPAHKGVAAGQVDFKTDNPHVKAALKAFVESAGQTAPAAMKLPGWKWSDAYYSAIVARISQVIAGEMKLDDAYARIDEDIKAKVGGN; the protein is encoded by the coding sequence ATGACCAGAATGAAATCGATCGGCGCGGCCTTTGCTGCGGTTCTCTTGAGTTCCGTCGCCGCCCATGCCGGCGACGTGCGCATCATGTGGTATTCCGACGGCGGCGAAGGCGAGGTGATCAAGGATCTGCTGGCGCGCTTCTCCAAGGCCAATCCCGATGTCAACGTCATCCTCGACGAGGTTTCCTATGACGTCGTCAAGGAACAGCTGCCGGTGCAGCTGGAAGCCGGGAAGGGGCCTGACATCGCCCGGGTCACCAATCTGAAGGCGCAAGCGCAGCACTGGCTCGATCTCCGCCCGCTCCTCGCCGATGCGAAATATTGGGACGAGAATTTCGGCGCTCAGGCCGATTGGATGCGTCCTGACGGCTCGAACGCCATCACCGGCTTCATGACCCAGCTGACGCTCACGGGCGGCTTCGTCAACAAGACGCTGTTCGAGCAGGCCGGCGTCGAAATTCCCGGCCCGAAAGCCACCTGGGACGACTGGGCGGCGGCGGCCAAAAAGGTCGCCGACAGCCAGAAGGTCTTCGCCATGGCGATCGACCGTTCCGGCCACCGCGTCTCAGGCCCGAATATCTCCTATGGCGCCAACTATATCGCCGCCGACGGCAAGCCGGCGCCCATCGATCAGGGCGCCAAGGAATTCCTCAGCCGCTTCGTCAAATGGAACGAGGACGGCACCGTCAACAAGGACGTCTGGGTCAGTGCTGCCGGAAGCACCTATCGCGCTGCGGCCGAGGACTTCATCAATGGCGGTCTCGCCTATTATTATTCCGGCAGCTGGCAGGTTTCGGGCTTCGCGCAGAAGATCGGCGACAGTTTCGACTGGATCATGGCCGGAAGCCCCTGCGGCACGGTGGCCTGCAGCGGCATGCAGGGCGGCGCCGGTCTCGTCGCCGTAAAATACACCAAGAACCCGAAGGACGTCGCCAAGGTGATGGACTACCTGGCAAGCGCCGACGTGCAGAAGGAATTTGCCGAGCGCAGCCTGTTCATTCCGGCGCACAAGGGCGTGGCCGCCGGCCAGGTGGACTTCAAGACCGATAATCCGCATGTGAAGGCGGCGCTGAAAGCTTTCGTTGAATCGGCCGGCCAGACGGCCCCTGCTGCGATGAAATTGCCGGGCTGGAAGTGGTCTGACGCCTATTACAGCGCCATCGTTGCGCGCATCAGCCAGGTGATCGCCGGCGAGATGAAGCTCGACGACGCCTACGCCCGCATCGACGAGGACATCAAGGCCAAGGTCGGCGGCAACTGA
- a CDS encoding carbohydrate ABC transporter permease → MSAVGAFLLRRRGRGWHWTDVVTWIWLISGVILMFGPAIWLVFSSFKTPAALAEFPPSVLPYVTEQAVVPGYDKPLPLYNVTMPDGSTRVLAEVRRIGIMGQMVDPKQLDEIVKVNIKDRTPVREVEFATNNYTEPFQRFDFFLFLRNSVFVTVVATAITLLVNSMAAFALSKYQFPGRTAVMLMILATLMVPLSVIVVPLYSVIGSLNLFDSLWGVILPTVATPTGVFLLRQYMLTIPDELIDAARMDKASEWQIYWRIILPLSAPALAVLAIFSVVWRWNDFLWPLIVLSRKELYTLQVGLNVYAGELNVQWHYILAMTVVSMIPVVLIFVFLQRFITTGIAGSGLK, encoded by the coding sequence ATGAGCGCTGTCGGCGCCTTCCTGCTGCGTCGCCGTGGCCGCGGCTGGCACTGGACGGATGTCGTCACCTGGATCTGGCTGATCTCAGGCGTCATCCTGATGTTCGGCCCGGCCATCTGGCTGGTCTTCTCCTCCTTCAAGACGCCGGCGGCGCTCGCCGAGTTCCCGCCGTCCGTCCTGCCTTATGTCACCGAGCAGGCCGTGGTGCCGGGATACGACAAGCCGTTGCCGCTCTATAACGTGACGATGCCGGATGGCAGCACCCGTGTGCTCGCCGAAGTGCGCCGCATTGGCATCATGGGCCAGATGGTCGATCCGAAACAGCTTGATGAAATCGTCAAGGTCAACATCAAGGACCGCACGCCGGTGCGTGAGGTCGAATTCGCGACCAACAACTACACCGAGCCTTTCCAGCGCTTCGACTTCTTCCTGTTCCTGCGCAACTCGGTCTTCGTGACGGTGGTGGCGACGGCCATCACCCTGTTGGTCAATTCGATGGCCGCCTTCGCGCTGTCGAAATACCAGTTCCCCGGCCGCACCGCCGTCATGCTGATGATCCTGGCAACGCTGATGGTGCCGCTCTCGGTGATCGTCGTGCCGCTCTATTCGGTCATCGGCAGCTTGAACCTCTTCGACAGCCTCTGGGGCGTCATCCTGCCGACCGTCGCCACGCCGACGGGCGTCTTCCTGCTGCGCCAATACATGCTGACGATCCCCGACGAGCTGATCGACGCCGCGCGCATGGACAAGGCCAGCGAATGGCAGATCTACTGGCGCATCATCCTGCCGCTGTCGGCACCGGCGCTGGCGGTACTGGCGATCTTCTCGGTGGTCTGGCGCTGGAACGATTTCCTCTGGCCGCTGATCGTGCTGTCGCGCAAGGAACTCTACACGCTGCAGGTCGGCCTCAACGTCTATGCCGGCGAGCTCAATGTGCAGTGGCACTATATCCTCGCCATGACCGTCGTCTCGATGATCCCCGTCGTGCTGATCTTCGTTTTCCTGCAGCGCTTCATCACGACGGGTATCGCCGGCTCGGGGCTGAAATAA